A single genomic interval of Acidimicrobiia bacterium harbors:
- a CDS encoding HAMP domain-containing histidine kinase has product MGNRLRHRPLGRSGQGDPDRLVVAHTRAAISPQESSLAGRYWDMNGEASRVAAAGRPSRSWVVVATILATTSLASILGALAINTDAQRPIGEGELFLQDGQQVAARLGTLDIVTDDLRRMRNNLTIEAVSLVESDGKIIMSTSPSLVGHTPSSPLMVGFADGGRFGAIAVPIDVPITVDGVAEWEPGDIVYEVIQPLGGGRAILLTYDISELLARRSASGGVPILALQLAGLAAFLLVAATLLFVARSRVARTLGELALQSEYLRRESEVLTEHNRELDEARKRAEHAYELAEEKNRIRSEFVLMINHELRTPLTGVVTGAELLRSGGAISDEVWLEILDDVLNDGRRLSEMIDQILAVARIENGALFFALHDVDLVDVVDRLELARPRFDIPDRDALNDVVLRTDPTSLVNLIQSIADNAFTHGAKNVGVTMSVDLPFQPMLEVGVRPESPVYVLIRDDGPG; this is encoded by the coding sequence GTGGGAAACCGCCTTCGCCATCGCCCGCTCGGCCGAAGCGGGCAAGGTGATCCTGACCGGCTGGTAGTTGCCCATACCCGGGCAGCCATCAGCCCTCAAGAGTCGAGCCTGGCCGGTCGATATTGGGATATGAACGGAGAAGCATCAAGGGTCGCGGCTGCGGGCCGCCCATCCCGATCGTGGGTCGTCGTCGCAACCATCTTGGCGACCACTTCTCTCGCGTCGATCCTCGGTGCACTCGCCATCAACACCGATGCCCAACGCCCGATCGGTGAGGGCGAATTGTTCTTGCAGGACGGACAGCAGGTCGCCGCCAGGCTGGGAACCCTTGACATCGTCACCGACGACCTGCGGCGCATGCGCAACAACCTGACGATCGAAGCCGTGAGCCTGGTCGAATCTGACGGCAAGATCATCATGTCAACCTCGCCCAGTCTGGTCGGTCACACCCCGTCAAGTCCACTAATGGTCGGATTCGCCGACGGAGGCAGATTCGGCGCAATTGCCGTACCGATCGACGTGCCGATCACCGTGGACGGCGTGGCCGAATGGGAGCCAGGCGACATTGTCTACGAGGTCATTCAGCCACTCGGCGGCGGTCGAGCAATCCTCCTGACGTACGACATCTCTGAGCTCCTGGCTCGCCGGAGCGCCTCAGGAGGGGTGCCCATTCTGGCGCTCCAGCTTGCCGGCTTAGCCGCATTTCTACTCGTTGCGGCGACCCTCCTCTTCGTCGCTCGCAGCCGGGTGGCCAGGACACTTGGGGAGTTGGCGCTTCAATCCGAATATCTACGTCGCGAGTCCGAGGTGCTCACCGAACACAATCGCGAACTTGACGAGGCTCGTAAACGCGCCGAGCACGCCTACGAACTGGCCGAGGAGAAGAATCGGATCCGATCAGAATTTGTCCTCATGATCAACCACGAGTTGCGAACCCCCCTCACGGGAGTAGTAACCGGCGCCGAACTCCTTCGATCTGGCGGGGCCATCTCCGACGAAGTGTGGCTTGAGATCCTCGACGATGTCCTCAACGACGGGCGACGGCTCTCGGAAATGATCGACCAAATCCTTGCCGTAGCGCGCATCGAAAACGGGGCATTGTTCTTCGCACTGCACGACGTCGACCTGGTGGACGTCGTGGACCGCCTGGAGCTGGCACGACCAAGGTTCGACATTCCGGATCGCGACGCGCTCAACGATGTGGTCCTCCGAACCGACCCGACCAGCCTCGTAAATCTCATCCAATCAATCGCTGACAACGCTTTCACTCATGGCGCCAAGAACGTCGGCGTAACCATGTCGGTCGACTTGCCGTTCCAACCGATGCTTGAGGTGGGAGTTCGCCCCGAAAGTCCCGTATACGTCTTGATTCGCGACGATGGGCCGGG